The DNA region ACTTGTGAAGACCCTGAATATCTCATACCTGTTCCTCAGGGACATGTTCGGGTCGTACACTTATCTCAGGGTTATCTTTGCACAAGGTTCGCCGAAACTGTATGATGAAAGAGGCAATGACAGGAACAGCAGATCCTTACTTATTTAGCCATCGGTAGCCCGTTCATATCCATAATAAACTCATGCCCCACGGCAATCAGTGGTCCCCAGCATGTGAGTCAAGTTTTATTTGACGATTCTCCAGTCGCCAGCGTCCATGTTTCCCCTCGCGACTAAAGACAGTATAATTTCAGATTGTTAATTATATGGCTCTTCATAGAGAATCCAACAGCAAGTCTCTAATAAATCAATCCGCAAAGCTCAGACTCCATGTTGCTACTGTGATGCAATGTGTGGTGGTACTTTTTTGGGTTTGTGATGCTGTGTCATCTCTACGTACGTACGTACTACTGAGGGAACTGTGAATTGTGAAGTACGCACGTATTGTGAGCATATAAATGGATAAATAAAAAGCAAAGCtattaataataataaacTAGCATTGTTTTGTGCCTTTCGCTCAGAGCAAATGCGCATTTTGTATGTGCACAAATAATAGCATGGGAATTTCCGACCATTTTTCTTCCTGATCACTGATCTTCTGACCCTCAAGCTCCTAACTAATAGTTCTGCAACGCTCTGCAATTTGCCCCTTACAACATCTAGCGCATGTAGCGCACAAGATCTTCGATCTCCTCCGATGGATTGGGATGAGAAAAGCGTGACTACTGGTGGCACAGTCTGCTAGCCCTGCTGTGCTGTGCTGATCCAGCGAAGATGATCAAAATACATATCATCATATATCTGATTTATCACCTTCGGGCCATTAATTGTCGTATTCACACAGAGCAGGGGAAAATGTTCTATCCGATCCACTCCAACTGCCCTCCCTGCCATCAGCGCAACTTCTCCTTTAGGCCATGAAGAATTACACCTGCGTCGATGCTCCCCACTTCATTTCAACTCACACAAAAAAgataagagaaaaaaatgacTGTCAGATCTGAATGCGCatcattattattacacaagcccctcgacggacattggctTCTTGTTGTGTTGTCGAGCCTACTAACTTATTataatcatcatcattcatcatcatgcatGAGGTGGGCGTATGCTGATAACGATAATTACACGTCAACCAGGCGCGGAGCCAGAATTTTTGGagacttcttcttttacAGCATCTACCAAAAGGGTGAAGAAAAGTAGAGCCAATTTTTTTCCAATCTAACGCGGGCTGTTTAACAGGAGGTTGTGGGGTCATGCATGAGAACGAAGGGAAAAAGTGAGGGAAAAAATCCGGGAATTGAGGCCATCATGATATCATCACCAACAATAAAAaaaagcagcagcagcagtagtAGTATAGTACTAGTAGTAGTGACGCAAATAGTTTTAGTTGATAACTCAGTTACGCGTAAACCGACTCGAGGAGCATTGCTTCTCTTTATGGAGGAGACCGACTTTCTCTACTAACTCCAACCCAATTTCTTTCCGCTGCACAAATGCCCCCGAGTATCCCAGTCCCGTCAATCGTGACAAGGGCCATTCCCTCCTTGGCTCGCGCCGCCTCTACAACCACCAAATCCACACCTTCCAAAGAACATCATGTCCACTCGTACTCCCCGGAAGTACTTCCCCTAGGCTACGCTGTGGCTTCGACCCATGCCTCcataaaaaagaagacagGGGCTCTCGACCTTGGTATACTTGTTTCTACCACAGATAAGCCTGCGTCTGCGGCGGCCTGCTTGACAAGGAACGTGTTCAAAGCCGCGCCAGTGACGGTGACCACTCAGCTTTTGCAATCCGGCGGTGGACGAGCTAGGGGTTTTATCGTCAATTCCGGTTGTGCTAATGCGGTCACGGGCAAGAAAGGTCTAGAAGATGCCTGGGAAATGTCTAATACTGTAACTTCCCAGCTCCCGCCAGGTCAACGTGGAATAGGAACATTGGTGATGTCTACAGGTGTTATTGGTCAACCCCTTCCTATATCATCAATTATCTCCAAGATCCCCGAGCTTGTACGATCCCTTGATGATTCGCCCAAATCGTGGCTTGACCTTTCCAAGTCGTTCATGACCACAGACACGTTCCCCAAATTGCGCGCCAAATCGTTTAGGCTCGGTGAACGCCTGGTGCGCATAGCCGGTATTGATAAAGGAGCCGGTATGATCGCTCCCTCCATGGGACCGCCTCAACCACCTCATGCTACCCTGCTTGGTGTGATTGCTACCGATGCTGCTATTAGCCCTCCCGCTCTGCAGTCTGCGCTAAACTATGCTGTCGACCGGAGCTTCAACAACATCACTGTTGACGGTGATATGAGTACTAATGATTCAATCATCTGTCTGGCCAACGGGGCAGCTGGTAAACTTGAAACTCAGGGCCGTGAGACAGCTGAAGGTATGGAGGAAATCACTGAAGATGGGCATCCCGAAGAGTACAAGGTTTTCAGAGAAGAGCTGAGGTCTTTTGCTGAGGAGCTGGCCCAGCTGGTCGTTAGGGATGGTGAAGGCGCGACCAAATTCGTGACCATTCGCGTCAAGGTGAGTCGCTTGAAATGTATTTGGAAAAGAAAGCTCAGCAATCGTTGTCTTATCAGAACGCGCCTTCTTATGAGACTGCCCAAGCTGTCGCTAAGAGCATCGCGAATTCGTCCTTGTT from Cryptococcus neoformans var. neoformans B-3501A chromosome 4, whole genome shotgun sequence includes:
- a CDS encoding hypothetical protein (HMMPfam hit to ArgJ, ArgJ family, score: 525.5, E(): 4.7e-155), translated to MPPSIPVPSIVTRAIPSLARAASTTTKSTPSKEHHVHSYSPEVLPLGYAVASTHASIKKKTGALDLGILVSTTDKPASAAACLTRNVFKAAPVTVTTQLLQSGGGRARGFIVNSGCANAVTGKKGLEDAWEMSNTVTSQLPPGQRGIGTLVMSTGVIGQPLPISSIISKIPELVRSLDDSPKSWLDLSKSFMTTDTFPKLRAKSFRLGERLVRIAGIDKGAGMIAPSMGPPQPPHATLLGVIATDAAISPPALQSALNYAVDRSFNNITVDGDMSTNDSIICLANGAAGKLETQGRETAEGMEEITEDGHPEEYKVFREELRSFAEELAQLVVRDGEGATKFVTIRVKNAPSYETAQAVAKSIANSSLFKTAMYGEDANWGRILCAVGYTPTAQAIIPNHVSVSFIPSANVSDPTPLRLLTNGEPEANIDEDRASVILAEEDLEVEVDLGDGHEEAKVWTCDFSHEYVTINGSYRS